From Anastrepha obliqua isolate idAnaObli1 chromosome 3, idAnaObli1_1.0, whole genome shotgun sequence:
aaatgttgtgttGTAGGCAAAATATTGGGACAGGATGATCAGGCGATGTCCCAGCAGCAATTTCAAAGCGGAGTAATACATACACAATTGATTACTGGCGCTAGTGGCGAACAGCAATTGGCGTTGCAACAAGACCATCAGCAACAATTACAAGACATCGACCCAACATTGCTTCTAACCAGTGATCAACAAATGCTCACTAATGAAGATGGTACTCCATTGTTAGTAACTGGAGAAGATGGTACCGTATACCAAGTGGCCGGTAAAAATGCCGAAGGACAAACTATTCTTGTAACCCAAGGCCCTGACGGCGAACAACAATTCGCCTATGTCGCTGCTGCCGAAGGTGATGATAATCAAGTGCTAACTCTCGATAACGCCGTTGCAGAAGCAGTAGCACAAAATTCCGGCGAATTGCATCAAGCTGAATCCATGGCAGAACCTCAATATATTgtcaaaacaacaaaagaagatGGCACCACACACGTAGTTACAATGAGTGAAGCAGAATTGCAACAGCATCAGGCTTTGACTGCAgcccaacaacagcaacaagcagATGCTGGTAGTGGAGCCGTTGCCGTAACAGCTAGTGGTGGAGGTGCTACCGGGCAACTGTGTATACAAACGTCTGACGGTGCCGATGGACAGGAAGCTAATATACCTGCTGAAGTCATACAGGCTGGCATGCCTTCTccaggtaaatattttttaaacgattttgtGCTTTGAGAATCTTTCGATAAGTATTAGCAAAACTAGGTTTCATTAGATATAAAACTTGAATAATTACGATTGACACTTTTCAGGTGGTACACGGCGGGTGGTATTGTTATTACAAGATGGGACTTACATGATGACTGAGATGCATGACGACGAGTTTAAAGCACTAAATATTGCCGCGTAAAATAAAGATCTGTATTACAACCCTTGAAGAATGTCTTTCTAAAATTTGTCACTCTAGTTATTCAAGTTTTAGCGACTGATAACTATGATCGTTTAATGTCTGCACACGGATGTAGTCAAACTAAGCTAGAATATTAAAGTTAGATTTAACATTTGCTGCTGAACGTTAAAAAAAGAAGAGCTCGAAATAGCATCGATCAATAAGCACATTTGCAAAGCCGTATTTTACCTTAGTGTTGGAATAATTTTTAAGAacgtattttattatattgcccTATAAGTTTTGTTATAAAGCGTAATAgtattttactataattttttatggaTTTGATCCTTTAAAGTGcttcaatcaaaaaaatattgtaattttgtgaattatgaattaaaaatttccctTGGCTTTTTAGAGATGTGCATGTAAGCGTTCAACTTTCATTGGTATCtataattatatacatttttattgtatgtatgtttatagcTGAACATTTCATTATGTATGAATATACTTAacgaataattaaataaatgcaaactaGAATAAACAACTTATATTGAGAATTAAAAGCGTCTGTCTtatgtattttaaagaaattagatCGAAGATTTTTAAACGCCATGCACATCATCTCGACACTGCTTTATGAATTTTGCTATGAAAAATCCTACAGTGTCAATGGGCACTCTTCCGGTTTCTTTGACGTTATGGCTAAACCGTTGTACATACTGCCTGcagtaaaagaagaaaagaattGTACTCGTGGTCCTTGATGTATATATCCACATATCATTCATTTGCTTGGAGATGACGTGACGCGAAAATTTTGTGCCTTAGTCTATATTTTAAACAACTCATTTtggctttatttttgcttaggaAGCAATAGTAAAATGAAAGCTTTTGCAATCTGTCGTTCGCCCAGCAAGCGAGCGATATGCGGATATAGACATACAGTTATGGCCGTGTACCTACCTCTCATCATTATTGAGACCTGTGTGCTTAAGGCCGCTTTCGCCTAAACGAGGAACAGCGGCAACTAGTCGTATCTGCGGAAACGTTTCAAGCACCCAACTCACAATGCACTCATTCTCTTCTTCGGTGACTGTGCAAGTGCTGTAAACCAACACACCGTTCGGTTTGAGCAGCGGAACTGCTGCTGAAAATAACCTTCGCTGCACTTTTGGATATGACGCCAGCATTTGGGGCGTCATATTGGACGATGCTATCAGAAACGGTCTGTTGCCCAAAGCGCTGCAGGGTGCATCAAGCAAGATTTTATCAAACGTATTCGCCGCGAAAGGCGGCGATTGTAAAATTTTAGTAGTATTTTTTGCAGGAATAGATGTATCGAAGGCTTTCGTAGCATCGAAGGCATAAGCGCGTATACTCTTCAAGCCTTCACCTCTTATCTTTTCTTGCATGACAGCGATTTTCTTGGCTACCTTATCCAGAGCTATAATTTCGCCTTGATCATCCATCATCTCTGCAATATGTGTTGTTTTATTTCCGGGAGCGGCACACATATCGAGCACACGTTCACCAGGCTGGGGGTTCAGCACCCGTACGCATACAATGGATGGCAAGTTCTGCAGTAGCGCTTCACTGCAACTCAAGTCGCCAATGGTGGGTACCCCGGACGTAGTTTCGATCATCTCCACCGCCACTCCTTTCAACCGCTCAGTCGGCGCGCTGTCATTGGAATCCCCAAACTTAgttaaaggtccaaaaatatgATGCCGTTGCATGCGTACGACGCCCACACCCAAAAAAAGTTTATCTGGCGAGTCGTAACGCGTATTTGTGCCTTGTTTACACTTGCCCGCCAAATCGGCGTACACCGAAACCTGCTCACCCAATTTGGTGCCCGCTTCCATGGCAAGTACACCAGGCGCATATAGATGAGCGCCACGTAGTAGAGCTGCACCACAACAGCTATCTACCACAACTTCTCTTTGTAATTCTGATTGCTTTTGCGTCATATCCGGAATACTGACTGGTATGGGCGATATGCTAAGAACCTCTGGAATGCTGGGAATTTCATAAACTTTAGGTGGCTGCGCATATCGGTCACGTAGCACTTGTTGTAGTCTCTGCTTGAACGCTGGCACCGTCGTGCGTAGCACATTTATGCGATATGTCGTAATAGTTGGCGGCCGGCATAACCAACTCATCAACTCCGCTATCTGCGTGGGCTGTAAAGATCATAAAAAACATgcactatattttttgaataaaagggtatttaaatttttgtcaacgATCTTATGCGATGATGGCTCTCCATAATGGCATCATAGAGTGAAAGCAATCAACGATATATTAAGCGTTCCACGGCTTCGGTTCTGTGTTACCGGAACGAGCCGGATTTATAACCGGTCAAGGACTATCACTCCAGCAACAttatgctacaacaataacaacttcagcagcattccccgtatatgtatgtatggggaatgtttatgctcttacaaaaacaacagcgaTCTTTtaaattacgttctggatattgcagCAGGTTAAACTTCTGCCTATCTCAAAGTGATTTCAACGtactgtacacacatacatatgtacatatgtctggcATGAAAGTAATCATCTCTTCACTTGCCCCtgaagttgttgttgtggcagaaGTTCCCAAAACTCTGCCCGGGGAAGCTAACGGCCGTCATTGTCTATCTCGCGTAATGGTGAGACCGGAAGGAAAGGAGGTGTTAGA
This genomic window contains:
- the LOC129240466 gene encoding tRNA (cytosine(72)-C(5))-methyltransferase NSUN6 isoform X2, coding for MSWLCRPPTITTYRINVLRTTVPAFKQRLQQVLRDRYAQPPKVYEIPSIPEVLSISPIPVSIPDMTQKQSELQREVVVDSCCGAALLRGAHLYAPGVLAMEAGTKLGEQVSVYADLAGKCKQGTNTRYDSPDKLFLGVGVVRMQRHHIFGPLTKFGDSNDSAPTERLKGVAVEMIETTSGVPTIGDLSCSEALLQNLPSIVCVRVLNPQPGERVLDMCAAPGNKTTHIAEMMDDQGEIIALDKVAKKIAVMQEKIRGEGLKSIRAYAFDATKAFDTSIPAKNTTKILQSPPFAANTFDKILLDAPCSALGNRPFLIASSNMTPQMLASYPKVQRRLFSAAVPLLKPNGVLVYSTCTVTEEENECIVSWVLETFPQIRLVAAVPRLGESGLKHTGLNNDERQYVQRFSHNVKETGRVPIDTVGFFIAKFIKQCRDDVHGV
- the LOC129240466 gene encoding tRNA (cytosine(72)-C(5))-methyltransferase NSUN6 isoform X1, with the protein product MYPKSPFQRNALVESQILKRNPTQIAELMSWLCRPPTITTYRINVLRTTVPAFKQRLQQVLRDRYAQPPKVYEIPSIPEVLSISPIPVSIPDMTQKQSELQREVVVDSCCGAALLRGAHLYAPGVLAMEAGTKLGEQVSVYADLAGKCKQGTNTRYDSPDKLFLGVGVVRMQRHHIFGPLTKFGDSNDSAPTERLKGVAVEMIETTSGVPTIGDLSCSEALLQNLPSIVCVRVLNPQPGERVLDMCAAPGNKTTHIAEMMDDQGEIIALDKVAKKIAVMQEKIRGEGLKSIRAYAFDATKAFDTSIPAKNTTKILQSPPFAANTFDKILLDAPCSALGNRPFLIASSNMTPQMLASYPKVQRRLFSAAVPLLKPNGVLVYSTCTVTEEENECIVSWVLETFPQIRLVAAVPRLGESGLKHTGLNNDERQYVQRFSHNVKETGRVPIDTVGFFIAKFIKQCRDDVHGV